One part of the Chryseobacterium mulctrae genome encodes these proteins:
- the hisG gene encoding ATP phosphoribosyltransferase — MSKLKIAIQKSGRLYEESLQLLKDCGIFVNNGKDQLKVSVDNFPMEIMYLRNSDIPQYLEDGVVDIAIVGENLLAEKQKNIEIIQSLGFSKCRVSIAVPKEVETDDINYFQGKKIATSYPNTLKNFLEKNNISADIHVISGSVEIAPNIGLADGICDIVSSGSTLFKNGLRETVTILKSEAVLAKTFQLNNDKQKILEKFLFRIQSVLKAKNSKYILMNVPNEKISEVSNVLPVLKSPTVIPLAEEGWSSIHSVIDEEHFWEVIDELKEKGAQDILIIPIDKMVI, encoded by the coding sequence ATGAGTAAATTAAAAATTGCCATACAAAAAAGCGGTCGCCTTTACGAAGAATCGCTCCAACTCCTCAAAGATTGCGGAATTTTCGTCAACAACGGAAAAGACCAGCTCAAGGTTTCTGTAGACAATTTCCCAATGGAGATCATGTATTTAAGAAATTCTGATATACCACAATATCTGGAAGATGGTGTGGTTGATATTGCTATCGTCGGCGAAAATCTTTTAGCAGAAAAGCAAAAAAATATTGAAATTATTCAAAGTTTAGGATTTTCAAAATGCAGAGTTTCAATAGCTGTTCCTAAAGAAGTTGAAACAGATGACATCAATTATTTTCAGGGCAAAAAAATTGCTACTTCTTACCCGAACACATTGAAGAATTTTCTTGAGAAAAATAATATTTCAGCAGATATACACGTTATTTCCGGCTCGGTAGAAATCGCTCCAAATATTGGTCTTGCCGATGGAATCTGTGATATTGTAAGCTCTGGAAGTACTCTTTTTAAAAATGGTTTGAGGGAAACTGTTACCATTTTAAAGTCTGAAGCTGTTCTTGCAAAAACATTCCAGCTAAATAATGACAAGCAAAAAATCTTAGAAAAATTTCTGTTCAGAATTCAATCTGTTTTAAAGGCAAAAAACTCAAAATATATTTTGATGAATGTTCCCAATGAAAAGATCTCAGAAGTCTCAAATGTTCTCCCGGTTTTAAAAAGTCCAACGGTAATTCCTTTAGCCGAAGAGGGTTGGAGCAGTATTCATTCTGTCATTGATGAAGAGCATTTTTGGGAAGTCATTGATGAACTGAAGGAAAAAGGAGCACAAGACATTTTAATTATTCCAATCGATAAAATGGTGATTTAA
- a CDS encoding 2,3,4,5-tetrahydropyridine-2,6-dicarboxylate N-succinyltransferase has product MSLQQTIENIWDNRDLLQNEDSQKAIREVISLVDKGELRTAEPTENGWQVNEWVKKAVVMYFPIQKMETIEVGPFEFHDKMPLKRNYAEKGVRVVPHAIAREGAYIASGVILMPSYVNIGAYVDSGTMVDTWATVGSCAQIGKNVHLSGGVGIGGVLEPLQAAPVIIEDDCFIGSRCIVVEGVHVEKEAVLGANVVLTASTKIIDVTGDTPIEIKGRVPARSVVIPGSYTKQYPAGEYQVPCALIIGQRKESTDKKTSLNDALRENNVAV; this is encoded by the coding sequence ATGTCATTACAACAAACTATTGAAAATATTTGGGACAACAGAGATTTATTGCAGAATGAAGACAGCCAAAAGGCGATTAGAGAGGTTATTTCTTTGGTTGACAAAGGAGAACTTCGTACAGCTGAGCCTACAGAAAACGGATGGCAGGTAAATGAATGGGTAAAGAAAGCTGTCGTAATGTATTTCCCGATCCAAAAAATGGAAACTATTGAAGTAGGTCCGTTTGAATTTCATGATAAAATGCCTTTGAAGAGAAATTATGCTGAAAAAGGTGTAAGAGTTGTACCACATGCAATTGCAAGAGAAGGAGCTTATATTGCTTCTGGTGTTATTTTGATGCCTTCTTATGTAAATATTGGCGCTTATGTAGATTCAGGTACAATGGTTGATACTTGGGCAACAGTGGGAAGCTGTGCACAGATTGGTAAAAACGTTCACTTGAGTGGTGGTGTTGGTATCGGTGGTGTTTTAGAACCGCTTCAGGCTGCTCCGGTAATTATTGAAGATGACTGTTTTATCGGTTCTAGATGTATCGTTGTAGAAGGAGTTCACGTTGAAAAAGAAGCTGTTTTGGGTGCAAATGTTGTATTGACGGCTTCTACAAAAATTATTGATGTTACAGGAGATACTCCAATCGAAATAAAAGGTAGAGTTCCTGCCCGTTCAGTTGTAATTCCTGGAAGTTATACGAAGCAGTATCCTGCAGGAGAATATCAGGTTCCTTGTGCTTTGATCATTGGTCAGAGAAAAGAATCAACAGACAAGAAAACCTCTCTTAATGATGCTTTAAGAGAAAATAACGTAGCTGTTTAA
- the hisC gene encoding histidinol-phosphate transaminase translates to MKEFNINNLVRKNILELQPYISFRDNNEFENPVLLDANENPFGELNRYPDSTQKKLKQKLSEIKNISANQIAVGNGSDELIDLIIKVFCEPKKDSVLMMNPSFAMYGFYASINENKVIKLDLNADFEIVKDDFLKISKDFKSKVFFLCSPNNPTGNSVKDIEYYIKNFNGIVVVDEAYIEFSGKKSCIELLEKYPNLIVLQTFSKAWGMAGARVGIAYSSKEIIKLINTVKAPYNVNSLSSNKVIELIDKQENVKQNIESILNEISWLKNEFQSVNCIKKVYPTDANFFLIEFEDIEKVYEKLLEKEILTSKRSPQIPNCIRINVGTREENIQLIQVLKSI, encoded by the coding sequence ATGAAAGAATTTAACATCAATAATTTAGTAAGAAAAAATATTTTGGAATTACAGCCTTACATCAGTTTTAGGGACAATAATGAATTTGAAAACCCAGTTTTGCTGGATGCAAATGAAAATCCGTTTGGAGAATTGAACCGTTATCCTGATTCTACTCAAAAAAAATTGAAGCAAAAACTTTCAGAAATAAAAAATATTTCGGCCAATCAAATCGCAGTTGGAAATGGAAGCGATGAGCTCATCGATTTGATTATAAAAGTATTTTGTGAACCTAAAAAAGATTCAGTTTTAATGATGAATCCATCGTTTGCAATGTATGGTTTTTACGCTTCTATCAACGAAAATAAAGTAATAAAACTCGATTTAAATGCAGATTTTGAAATTGTAAAAGATGATTTTCTGAAAATTTCAAAAGATTTTAAATCCAAAGTTTTTTTCCTTTGTTCACCGAATAATCCTACCGGAAATTCTGTAAAAGATATTGAGTATTACATTAAAAATTTCAATGGAATTGTAGTGGTGGATGAAGCTTATATTGAGTTTTCAGGTAAAAAATCTTGTATTGAATTATTAGAAAAATATCCAAATCTAATTGTTCTTCAGACTTTTTCAAAAGCTTGGGGAATGGCAGGAGCAAGAGTCGGTATTGCATATTCTTCCAAAGAAATTATTAAGTTAATTAATACTGTAAAAGCGCCTTACAACGTGAATTCTTTAAGCTCAAATAAAGTCATTGAGCTCATCGATAAACAAGAAAATGTAAAACAAAACATAGAAAGTATTTTAAATGAAATTTCTTGGTTGAAAAATGAATTTCAATCAGTTAACTGTATTAAAAAAGTGTATCCGACAGATGCTAATTTCTTTTTGATTGAGTTTGAAGATATAGAAAAAGTTTACGAAAAATTGTTGGAAAAAGAAATTTTGACGAGCAAAAGAAGCCCTCAAATTCCAAATTGTATCAGAATTAATGTAGGAACCAGAGAAGAAAATATTCAATTAATTCAGGTTTTAAAAAGTATTTAA
- the hisB gene encoding bifunctional histidinol-phosphatase/imidazoleglycerol-phosphate dehydratase HisB, with protein sequence MKKILFIDRDGTLILEPQADFQVDSLEKLEFYPGVFQNLSKIAKELDFELVMVTNQDGLGTKSFPMEDFIKPHEKMLKAFENEGIIFNDILIDKSFESENLPTRKPGIGMLGKYIYGDYDLENSFVIGDRITDIQLAKNLGSKSIFINKIQNEDANLTTENWSEIYQYLKQIPRKSKVSRKTNETEIEIEINLDGSGNSEISTGLHFFDHMLEQISKHGNLDLKIKVNGDLQVDEHHTIEDTGIVLGEAILKALGKKKGIERYGFLLPMDDCLAQVALDFGGRSWLVWEANFKREKIGDVPTEMFEHFFKSFTDSAKCNLNIKVEGENEHHKIESVFKAFAKAIKMAVNQSDQNFNVPSTKGSL encoded by the coding sequence ATGAAAAAAATATTATTTATAGACCGTGACGGAACTTTGATTCTAGAACCTCAAGCAGATTTTCAGGTTGATTCTTTGGAAAAACTTGAATTCTATCCTGGAGTTTTTCAAAACCTTTCAAAAATTGCCAAAGAACTTGATTTTGAATTGGTCATGGTGACGAATCAGGATGGTTTGGGAACAAAAAGTTTTCCAATGGAAGATTTTATAAAACCTCATGAAAAGATGTTGAAAGCTTTTGAAAATGAAGGAATTATTTTTAATGATATTTTGATCGATAAAAGTTTTGAAAGTGAAAATCTTCCGACAAGAAAACCAGGAATTGGAATGTTGGGAAAATATATTTACGGTGATTACGATCTTGAAAATTCTTTCGTGATTGGAGACAGAATTACGGATATTCAATTAGCAAAAAACTTAGGTTCAAAATCAATCTTCATTAATAAAATTCAAAATGAAGATGCAAATCTAACGACAGAAAACTGGAGTGAAATTTACCAATATTTAAAGCAAATCCCCAGAAAATCTAAAGTTTCAAGAAAAACAAACGAAACAGAAATTGAAATAGAAATCAATCTCGATGGAAGCGGAAATTCTGAGATCTCAACAGGGTTACATTTTTTCGATCATATGCTTGAACAAATATCGAAGCACGGCAATTTAGATTTAAAAATCAAAGTTAACGGAGACTTACAAGTTGATGAACATCACACCATTGAAGACACAGGAATTGTTTTGGGAGAAGCAATTTTAAAAGCTTTAGGAAAGAAAAAAGGAATTGAAAGATATGGTTTTTTGCTTCCGATGGATGATTGTTTAGCACAAGTTGCTCTTGATTTTGGAGGTCGTTCGTGGTTGGTTTGGGAAGCTAATTTTAAGCGTGAAAAAATTGGAGACGTTCCAACTGAAATGTTCGAGCATTTTTTCAAATCTTTTACCGATTCAGCAAAATGTAATCTCAATATTAAAGTGGAAGGAGAAAATGAGCATCACAAGATTGAATCTGTTTTTAAAGCCTTTGCAAAAGCAATAAAAATGGCTGTAAATCAATCTGATCAAAATTTTAATGTGCCATCAACAAAAGGAAGTTTATAA
- the hisD gene encoding histidinol dehydrogenase has translation MKINKYPKKDSWPELVKRPVLKKEQLTELITNIFNEVEKNGDQALIALNKKFDQAEIENIQVSEEEIESSENLIGEELKLAIQKAKENITKFHLSQITEIQKIETTKGVVCWRENRAIEKVGIYIPGGTAPLFSTVLMLAIPAQLAGCKEIILCTPPDKNGNINAVILYTAKLCGVTKIFKTGGAQAIAAMTLGTESIPNVYKIFGPGNQYVVAAKEFSQNYNVAIDMPAGPSEVLVIADEQAIPEYCAADLLSQAEHGSDSQVIFLSTDEKIFNQTIEETEKQLKKLPRNGLANEALKNSHFILFDSLDEALEFSNLYAPEHLILALEDYEQYIPKIQNAGSVFLGNYSCESAGDYASGTNHTLPTNGFAKNYSGVSLDSFVKKITFQNLSKEGLQNLGKTIELMAEAEGLFAHKNAVSIRLK, from the coding sequence ATGAAAATTAATAAATATCCTAAAAAAGACAGCTGGCCAGAATTGGTAAAAAGACCAGTTTTAAAGAAAGAACAATTGACAGAATTAATAACCAATATTTTTAATGAAGTTGAAAAAAATGGTGATCAGGCTTTAATAGCTCTCAATAAAAAATTTGATCAGGCAGAAATTGAAAACATTCAAGTTTCAGAAGAAGAAATAGAAAGTTCAGAAAATTTAATAGGTGAAGAATTGAAACTTGCCATTCAAAAGGCAAAAGAAAATATTACAAAATTTCACTTGTCACAAATTACTGAAATTCAAAAGATTGAAACAACAAAAGGAGTTGTTTGCTGGAGAGAAAACAGAGCCATCGAAAAAGTTGGAATCTATATTCCGGGTGGAACTGCTCCGCTATTTTCTACGGTTTTAATGTTGGCAATTCCTGCTCAGTTGGCTGGTTGCAAGGAAATTATTTTATGTACTCCGCCTGATAAAAATGGAAATATTAATGCTGTCATTTTATATACGGCAAAACTTTGCGGTGTTACAAAAATCTTTAAAACCGGCGGAGCTCAAGCCATTGCAGCCATGACTTTAGGAACAGAAAGTATTCCGAATGTTTACAAAATTTTCGGACCTGGAAATCAGTATGTTGTTGCAGCAAAAGAGTTTAGCCAAAATTATAATGTCGCAATAGATATGCCTGCAGGACCAAGTGAAGTTTTGGTCATTGCTGATGAACAGGCAATTCCAGAATATTGCGCTGCAGATCTACTTTCTCAGGCAGAACACGGAAGCGACAGTCAGGTTATTTTTCTTTCAACTGATGAAAAAATTTTTAACCAAACCATCGAAGAAACAGAAAAACAGCTTAAGAAACTTCCACGAAATGGATTGGCAAACGAAGCTTTGAAAAACAGTCATTTCATTTTGTTTGATTCTTTAGATGAAGCCCTCGAATTCAGCAATCTGTATGCTCCGGAACATTTGATTTTAGCTTTGGAAGATTATGAACAGTATATTCCAAAAATTCAAAATGCAGGTTCGGTTTTTCTGGGAAACTATTCTTGTGAAAGCGCAGGAGATTATGCAAGCGGAACCAATCATACACTTCCAACCAACGGATTTGCAAAGAATTACAGTGGAGTTTCTTTAGACAGTTTTGTGAAGAAAATTACGTTTCAGAATCTATCAAAAGAAGGACTCCAAAATTTAGGAAAAACAATAGAACTCATGGCCGAAGCAGAAGGATTATTTGCTCACAAAAATGCCGTATCAATCAGATTAAAATAA
- a CDS encoding GNAT family N-acetyltransferase, with translation MLEIKLVNNTYSKEIIDLVLNIQQKEFNVPITIEDQPDLMQIADFYFANGGSFWGAFINGELVGTIALVKFDEKAAAIRKMFVKKEFRGKEHGIAQKLLETLIAYCQKNGIEEVYLGTVSILKAALRFYERNHFEVIEKELLPSKFPLMNADNVFCFLNLKS, from the coding sequence ATGTTAGAAATTAAACTTGTAAACAATACTTATTCAAAAGAAATAATAGACTTGGTTCTGAATATTCAGCAAAAAGAATTTAATGTTCCCATTACAATAGAAGATCAGCCGGATCTTATGCAAATTGCAGATTTTTATTTTGCCAATGGCGGAAGTTTTTGGGGAGCTTTCATAAACGGTGAGCTTGTAGGAACCATTGCTTTGGTTAAATTTGATGAAAAAGCAGCGGCAATTCGAAAAATGTTTGTGAAAAAAGAATTCAGAGGAAAAGAACATGGTATCGCTCAGAAACTATTAGAAACCCTGATTGCTTATTGCCAGAAAAACGGAATAGAAGAAGTATATTTAGGAACAGTATCGATACTGAAAGCAGCATTGCGTTTTTACGAACGAAATCACTTCGAAGTCATTGAAAAAGAATTGCTTCCTTCAAAATTTCCTTTAATGAATGCCGATAATGTATTTTGTTTTCTTAATCTAAAATCATAG
- a CDS encoding MarR family winged helix-turn-helix transcriptional regulator produces MNVINESGTLALSTRLQRLSEQLRKEGALVYKEFGIDFEPKWFPVIFTLHHKNTLSVVEIANEIGYTHPSTISLLRELERQQMIISKKDKTDERKRLIELAPKGIELIEKMKPAWEIISKVLEEIADNENHLLKAINEAEEKIAKQSFLQRVLHLKNSQ; encoded by the coding sequence ATGAATGTCATCAATGAATCCGGAACTTTAGCTTTATCTACAAGATTACAACGTCTCAGCGAGCAATTGCGTAAAGAGGGAGCCTTAGTTTATAAAGAATTTGGAATAGATTTCGAACCCAAATGGTTTCCGGTAATCTTTACATTACATCACAAAAATACACTCAGCGTTGTAGAAATTGCCAATGAAATAGGATATACACATCCTTCCACAATCAGCCTTTTAAGAGAACTTGAAAGGCAACAAATGATTATATCTAAAAAAGATAAAACAGATGAACGCAAACGCTTAATTGAATTGGCACCAAAAGGCATTGAATTGATAGAAAAAATGAAACCAGCATGGGAAATCATCTCCAAAGTATTGGAAGAAATAGCAGATAATGAGAATCATTTACTAAAAGCAATTAATGAAGCAGAAGAAAAAATCGCCAAACAGTCTTTTTTACAAAGAGTTTTACACTTAAAAAACAGCCAATAA
- a CDS encoding methyltransferase family protein, translated as MTDFIRVFIPLFFIIFFMTAFFGTSFIVSKRIGKNPNVLPKDDSAYGLIGRYFKYSLFLIFIYTVLLFIFPEDIFSSFKINLPKEIIFKYIGVALLILSLIWILIAQFQMKNSWRIGIDEDVKTELITTGLFNYSRNPIFLGILVSLIGFFFTLPTLVSLSFFLITYILIQTQIRLEEEFLLNQHDKIYLRYKAKVRRFL; from the coding sequence ATGACAGATTTTATCAGAGTTTTCATTCCTCTATTTTTTATCATTTTCTTTATGACCGCTTTTTTTGGAACAAGTTTTATCGTTTCAAAAAGAATAGGGAAAAATCCGAATGTTTTGCCAAAAGATGATTCCGCTTACGGACTAATTGGGAGATATTTTAAATATTCCTTGTTCCTTATTTTTATTTACACCGTTTTACTTTTCATTTTTCCTGAAGATATTTTCAGCAGTTTTAAAATCAATTTACCCAAAGAAATTATATTTAAATATATAGGAGTTGCCTTGTTGATTTTAAGTTTGATATGGATTCTTATCGCTCAGTTTCAAATGAAAAATTCTTGGCGAATAGGAATTGATGAAGATGTGAAAACAGAATTAATCACAACCGGACTTTTCAATTATTCGAGAAACCCTATTTTTCTTGGAATTTTAGTAAGTTTAATAGGTTTTTTTTTCACATTACCTACCTTAGTTTCGCTAAGCTTTTTCCTGATTACTTATATTCTGATTCAGACCCAGATCAGATTGGAAGAAGAATTTTTATTAAACCAACACGATAAAATTTATCTCCGGTACAAAGCCAAAGTAAGAAGATTTTTATAG
- a CDS encoding C40 family peptidase, which translates to MNMEMRFSEIKLYKNLAVLAIASTIIVSCGSSKNVSSSKKSPSKNVAKSENLRKLDSSFDRKISGSIKSLLKDAETYLGTPYKFGGNTSSGFDCSGFTVKVFQDNNFSLPRRSSDQADAGKSIDIKTVKPGDLLFFATSGGSRVSHVGIVHTIENDGEIKFIHASTSKGVIISSLNEKYWNKAYLHAQRVL; encoded by the coding sequence ATGAATATGGAAATGCGTTTTTCGGAAATTAAATTATATAAAAATCTTGCTGTTTTAGCGATAGCTTCTACAATTATTGTCTCTTGCGGAAGCTCTAAAAACGTTTCTTCTTCTAAGAAAAGTCCTTCAAAAAATGTTGCAAAATCTGAAAATCTGAGAAAATTAGATTCTTCTTTTGACAGAAAGATTTCAGGTTCTATAAAAAGTCTTTTAAAAGATGCTGAAACTTATTTAGGAACTCCGTATAAATTTGGTGGGAATACTTCTTCAGGTTTTGACTGTTCCGGATTTACCGTGAAAGTTTTTCAGGATAACAATTTCAGTTTACCAAGAAGATCTTCAGATCAGGCAGATGCAGGAAAATCGATTGATATTAAAACAGTAAAACCAGGAGATCTTCTGTTTTTTGCCACTTCAGGCGGAAGTCGTGTTTCGCACGTAGGAATAGTTCACACTATTGAAAATGATGGCGAAATAAAATTTATTCATGCTTCAACTTCTAAAGGAGTGATTATCTCTTCTTTAAACGAGAAATACTGGAACAAAGCCTATCTTCACGCTCAAAGAGTTTTATAA
- a CDS encoding efflux transporter outer membrane subunit, giving the protein MKNLSIIIKGTAFSVVTFAVLSSCMVRKEYERPAAAVDEKLFRTDMLPQDSTSIANVSWKEIFTDPILQGHITKALENNLDVRIAVQSITSAEAYLKQAKAAYEPTLSIGPNYTFQTQSINTQFGQIIGERRYVNQFDITATIGWEADLWGKMKSQQKAQLATYLGTLAAHKAVKSDLVASIASAYFQLLTYDDQKRIIEETIKVRENNLETTKALKDAGTLTEVAVQQSQALVYNAKSLLIDIDTQIQLLENTMSLLMGESSQTIARSSLKSQSLPESLALGYPASLLSNRPDVMQAEFNLMNAFELTNVAKAQFYPTLKLTGSGGVQSVDIDHLFSVNSLFANVVAGLAQPILNKRQIKTNYDVSLANKETAYLNFRKSILTAGKEVSDAIRVFSVQDSFIDLKKKELDSYKKSVDYSQELVNYGMANYLEVLNASVNSLNAELNISNAEYSKMKAAVDLYQALGGGWK; this is encoded by the coding sequence ATGAAAAATTTATCAATAATAATAAAAGGAACTGCTTTTTCAGTTGTCACGTTCGCTGTTTTATCATCTTGTATGGTAAGAAAAGAGTACGAAAGACCTGCAGCTGCAGTTGACGAAAAACTATTCCGTACCGATATGCTGCCTCAAGACAGTACAAGTATTGCGAATGTTTCCTGGAAAGAGATCTTCACAGATCCTATTCTTCAGGGGCACATCACAAAAGCTTTGGAAAACAATCTTGATGTAAGAATTGCAGTACAGAGTATTACTTCTGCAGAAGCTTATTTAAAACAGGCAAAAGCAGCTTACGAACCTACTTTATCAATAGGCCCGAACTACACTTTTCAGACACAGTCGATCAACACACAGTTTGGTCAGATCATCGGAGAGAGACGTTATGTCAATCAGTTTGATATTACAGCAACAATCGGTTGGGAAGCAGATTTGTGGGGAAAAATGAAGTCTCAGCAAAAAGCTCAGTTAGCAACTTATTTGGGAACTTTAGCAGCTCATAAAGCTGTGAAAAGTGACCTGGTTGCATCCATTGCTTCTGCTTATTTCCAGTTGTTGACTTATGATGATCAGAAAAGAATCATTGAGGAAACAATTAAAGTAAGAGAAAATAATTTAGAAACTACAAAAGCATTAAAAGACGCTGGAACATTGACTGAAGTTGCAGTTCAGCAAAGTCAGGCGTTGGTTTATAATGCTAAATCTTTATTGATCGACATTGATACTCAAATTCAACTTTTGGAAAATACGATGAGCTTATTGATGGGTGAATCATCACAAACCATTGCAAGATCCTCTTTAAAATCACAGTCATTACCGGAGAGTTTAGCTTTAGGATATCCTGCAAGTTTGCTGTCAAATCGCCCGGATGTGATGCAGGCAGAATTTAATTTGATGAATGCTTTCGAGTTGACCAATGTTGCCAAAGCTCAGTTTTATCCAACCTTAAAACTAACAGGAAGCGGTGGAGTACAGTCGGTAGATATCGATCATTTGTTTAGTGTAAACTCTCTTTTTGCAAATGTTGTAGCTGGTTTGGCACAACCTATTTTAAACAAGAGACAGATCAAAACCAATTACGATGTAAGTTTAGCCAACAAAGAAACAGCTTATCTTAATTTCAGAAAGTCTATTCTGACTGCAGGAAAAGAAGTTTCAGATGCGATAAGAGTATTTTCGGTTCAGGATTCTTTTATAGATTTAAAGAAAAAAGAGCTTGATTCTTATAAAAAATCGGTTGATTATTCTCAGGAACTGGTCAACTACGGTATGGCAAATTACCTTGAAGTTTTAAATGCAAGTGTAAACTCATTGAACGCCGAGCTTAATATTTCAAATGCAGAATACAGTAAAATGAAAGCTGCAGTAGATTTATACCAAGCTTTAGGCGGCGGATGGAAATAA
- a CDS encoding glycosyltransferase family 32 protein, with amino-acid sequence MAIPKQIFQTFKTDKLPWLTKFHIKRMLKKNPEYEYHFYDDNRIQTFFKDEFPPEYLKAYNRLTIGAAKADFFRYAILYKKGGVYLDVDSGINKPIKKFIREDDVALVTDEIPHTYYVQWGLAYAAGHPFLQRTLEMILDNIKNNPYPHNVHKTTGPTVYTDAVKACLKEDPTIPHRFMGPHYDNNMQFKYKLGKFFLYSDKSEHWKRKQLTQNIIKPENEDSI; translated from the coding sequence ATGGCAATTCCTAAACAAATTTTTCAGACGTTTAAAACCGATAAGCTTCCTTGGCTTACGAAGTTTCATATCAAAAGAATGCTCAAAAAAAACCCTGAGTATGAATATCATTTTTATGATGATAACAGAATTCAGACTTTTTTTAAAGACGAGTTTCCACCTGAATACTTGAAAGCTTACAACAGACTGACGATAGGAGCTGCCAAAGCAGATTTTTTCAGATATGCCATTCTTTATAAAAAAGGTGGCGTTTATCTAGATGTAGACAGCGGAATCAACAAGCCGATCAAAAAGTTTATTCGTGAAGACGATGTAGCTTTGGTGACGGATGAAATTCCACACACATATTATGTACAATGGGGTCTTGCATATGCTGCAGGACACCCATTTTTACAGAGAACCTTGGAGATGATCTTAGATAATATCAAAAACAATCCATATCCTCATAATGTACACAAAACAACCGGACCAACCGTTTATACAGACGCAGTTAAAGCCTGTTTAAAAGAAGATCCAACTATTCCGCATCGATTTATGGGACCGCATTATGACAATAATATGCAGTTTAAATATAAGCTGGGGAAATTCTTCCTTTACAGTGATAAATCTGAACACTGGAAGAGAAAACAGCTTACCCAAAACATTATAAAACCTGAGAATGAAGATAGCATTTGA
- a CDS encoding glycosyltransferase family 4 protein, whose amino-acid sequence MKIAFDAKRFFHNTSGLGNYSRDLVRILSKYYPENQYLLLNKNKSERGSDILESSNVTFVETSKGTMSRQFKMGKDAQKENADIFHGLSGELPLKWDKKPIKKIVTIHDLIFVRYPQYYSFFDRKIHLWKFKKAANTADKIIAISEQTKRDIIQYLKVPESKIEVIYQGCHKAFKEQQSEEFIQKTKEKFNLPERFILNVGTIEERKNLFNIVKAIKDTTIPLVVVGKKTKYFQKIKHFIEKNKIENQIHFLENVSMDELAVIYKSADIFVYPSFFEGFGIPVIEALFSKTVTITSNTSCLPEAGGSDSVYIDPENYLDIQSKIKFLWDSESERKRRSDKGFEFVQKFNDEPIAHQLMDLYQKIIS is encoded by the coding sequence ATGAAGATAGCATTTGATGCCAAACGTTTTTTTCATAATACTTCAGGATTAGGGAATTACTCGAGAGATTTAGTCAGAATTTTGTCTAAATATTATCCTGAAAATCAATACTTACTACTCAATAAAAATAAATCGGAAAGAGGTTCCGATATTTTAGAAAGCTCCAATGTTACCTTTGTAGAAACCTCTAAAGGAACTATGTCTCGACAGTTTAAAATGGGAAAAGATGCACAAAAAGAAAATGCGGATATATTCCATGGATTATCGGGCGAGTTACCTTTAAAATGGGACAAAAAACCCATCAAAAAAATAGTCACCATTCACGATTTGATATTCGTAAGATATCCTCAATATTATTCTTTTTTTGACAGAAAAATCCATCTTTGGAAATTCAAAAAAGCAGCAAATACGGCTGATAAAATCATTGCCATTTCAGAACAGACCAAAAGAGATATTATTCAATATCTGAAAGTTCCGGAAAGCAAAATTGAAGTCATTTATCAAGGTTGTCACAAAGCTTTTAAAGAGCAACAATCTGAAGAATTTATTCAGAAAACTAAAGAGAAATTCAATCTTCCAGAACGGTTTATTTTAAATGTTGGAACGATTGAAGAGCGTAAAAATCTTTTCAATATTGTTAAAGCAATAAAAGACACAACAATTCCTTTGGTAGTTGTTGGGAAGAAAACAAAGTATTTTCAAAAAATAAAGCATTTTATTGAGAAAAATAAAATAGAAAATCAGATTCATTTTTTAGAAAATGTTTCAATGGATGAGTTAGCTGTCATTTATAAATCTGCTGATATTTTTGTTTATCCAAGTTTTTTTGAAGGCTTTGGAATTCCCGTGATTGAAGCCTTATTTTCAAAAACAGTTACCATTACAAGCAATACAAGTTGTCTTCCTGAAGCAGGAGGTTCAGATTCTGTTTATATCGATCCCGAAAATTATCTGGATATTCAATCAAAAATAAAATTTTTATGGGATAGCGAATCTGAAAGAAAACGCCGTTCTGATAAAGGTTTTGAGTTCGTCCAGAAGTTCAATGACGAACCCATTGCTCATCAACTGATGGATCTCTATCAAAAAATTATTTCGTAA